Proteins encoded together in one Penicillium digitatum chromosome 1, complete sequence window:
- a CDS encoding CBL-interacting protein kinase produces MPEKTPPLRRLEFKSFQDRNGDRPSQTLIFHNNGSSWWIKFTVDWSLPEQVRGLGYFKRRFVFQEFLEAIDFGQLQLLDDTVTSITLSLTEQSQNSIMIRDGHQNPANSFIAVAHQMRCKIAEDPKRVTYPTLARERCLPIFEACCLQTVEIVAPTVSRVMFKQHTFAYKTIDRPIYEPEDTKHVMNEIGVLAELRGLPGIAQLVGLVVSENPYKTYPSTNMPAVITGFLLEYYSRGSLEQIFEDEFRFDALPIQWALQIGTALRSLHKRRRTHLDIKPSNIVLDANENAVLIDVSGTGGYVWEWLSPEMQILIQQNSETSPANTPFEARVATDCWAYGRLLSALAEKSGTPGINKKLQFIADGLTKAAPESRISLCDALAQLNEKV; encoded by the coding sequence ATGCCCGAAAAGACGCCCCCCTTACGCAGATTGGAATTCAAGTCTTTTCAAGACCGGAACGGTGACCGTCCATCACAGACCCTGATATTTCACAACAATGGCTCTTCATGGTGGATCAAATTTACCGTAGATTGGTCACTGCCAGAACAAGTACGGGGCCTGGGTTATTTCAAACGCCGTTTCGTCTTTCAAGAATTCCTTGAAGCGATTGATTTCGGCCAGTTGCAGCTTTTGGACGATACTGTGACAAGCATTACTTTAAGCTTGACCGAGCAGAGTCAAAACTCGATCATGATACGGGATGGGCACCAAAATCCAGCAAACTCCTTCATTGCCGTTGCCCATCAAATGCGCTGCAAGATCGCAGAAGATCCAAAGAGGGTCACATACCCGACTCTAGCGCGGGAACGATGTTTACCAATATTTGAGGCTTGTTGTTTGCAGACTGTTGAGATTGTCGCTCCAACAGTCTCCAGAGTTATGTTTAAGCAACACACGTTTGCTTACAAAACTATTGACCGCCCTATCTATGAGCCTGAAGACACGAAACATGTGATGAACGAGATTGGTGTCCTTGCAGAACTCCGCGGACTTCCGGGCATCGCGCAGCTAGTTGGCCTAGTTGTTTCGGAGAACCCGTATAAGACCTACCCGTCAACCAATATGCCAGCAGTGATCACAGGATTTCTTCTTGAATACTATTCCAGAGGGTCGCTTGAGCAAATTTTTGAGGACGAGTTTCGGTTTGATGCTTTGCCAATACAATGGGCCTTACAGATTGGCACAGCATTAAGATCGTTGCACAAGAGAAGGCGAACTCATCTTGACATCAAGCCATCGAATATCGTTTTGGATGCCAATGAAAATGCCGTCCTTATCGATGTTAGCGGAACCGGTGGTTACGTGTGGGAATGGCTTTCACCAGAGATGCAGATCCTCATTCAACAAAACAGTGAAACAAGTCCTGCCAATACGCCATTTGAGGCACGGGTTGCCACGGATTGTTGGGCTTATGGAAGATTACTCTCGGCTCTCGCCGAAAAGAGTGGCACCCCTGGGATTAATAAAAAACTGCAATTTATCGCTGATGGTCTGACCAAGGCGGCTCCCGAATCTCGCATCTCACTATGCGATGCTCTCGCGCAACTGAATGAGAAGGTGTAG